TGCACCTTTGAAACCAACACTAGAGCCCGCAAGCTTGGTCAGAGGTCCTGACCCAACGTAAGCACCTGGCCAtggtgcatttttttaaaattttgaaatagaaTCCACAATTATAACTCCGATTTCTCACTACCTTTCAGATCCCTGGCTTCTCTTGATAAACTCGGGAGGTCTGGTAATGCCCCGCCcacattccttccttcattctttcatttgacCAAGTGCCTGGTCCCATCCCAAGTGCTGGGAATACGGAGGTGAACAGGGCCATCCAAGTCACTGCTCTTGAGAAGAATCTCTTCAAGGGGCCATGGTCAGCTGGCGCTGGCCCGTTTGTGGGGCATGTCCACTCTACTTCGCCAGAGTCTCCACCATTCCCTGGACCACCCTTCCCATTTGTGAGCTCTCCTTGGTCACTGAGTCCACGCCCTCCTCACCAGCCCGGCTGCTTAGAAGGGCAGAAAGCTGAAGCAAACTGGACCAAATGCTAACCTCTCTTTAATCTGTGGTGGGTGCAGGAGTGTTTGTCATACTATGTTCTGCATTTGTATgaatatttgaactttttttaaatttaaaaataagaatgcaaGTGAAGAGAGTTACTTGTGAGTGAAAATCTACAAAGGTGAAGGAAGGGGTGAAACAAATTAAAGGGCTGTGCTTGGGGTGCCTTTGGGAAAGCATAGGGGGAGGGAAAAGAGACTGTAGGGATGCTACCACACTGGGTGGGACGGCGTCAGACGGAGAGAGGTGGaggaagggttttttttaaaggtttgctGTATGTTAGGGATGAATGTCCCTTTGGCATTTTTCAAGCAGcttcacaaaaattttaaattatttttcagtgcttTGGGGACGCCCGTCTTCTGCTTCTTTTGAACGTAACTCTGTGGGATGGGTGTGAGGAGAATAGTCAATAAAGCATAGTGAGTGTGTGATCAGGAAGTAGGGGCTCCTGAGAGGAGCACCCCTACTGATCTGGGAGTCAAGAAAGGCCCCCAGAGAGAAGTTCTTTAAACTGAACCGTGGATGAGTAGATGTTGCATGACACAAGAGGAAGGTGATGAGATAAGGAAAGGCAAGGAATCTTCCAAGCAGTGGGGATAGCTCTGGGAAGGCTTAGAGGGCAGACTCCAGGATCTGCGTGTGGCTCGGGATGGGAGGACAGTTGGCCTGAGGTAGAGATGGAAGGAGAGATGGGGCTGAAGGAGTGGGCAAGGACCCTGCCAGGCCTTCTGAGCTCCGTGACAGCTCATGGACCATGTCCAGTGGGCAATCAGGAGCCACTGAGGGCTGTAATCAGTGGCTTTAACATACTCCTCTGTCTGTTCTGAGAAAATGGATTGGAATGAGGCAAAGCAGTGGTAGGCAGACCAGGAGGCTATTGCAATAAATCAGGAAAGAGATGATGGCGGTTTAGGCTGGTTGCTGGCAAAGAAAGTGGGAAACAGGGCTTGATTCTAATGACGTGTAGGAGATGGAGGAGAGTGATGGTTTAATTCAACACCATGTCCCTAGCACCCAGCATGCTGCCTGGTGCTCAGTACAAATGAAATgaatatgtattgaatgaatggataaatgaaccgAAGACCTAATACGTTAGTAAGCAAATACTGGTAGATGAATGTTAGCTTGCTTAAACCTCATCCCTGCATTGCACGATGCTCAAAAAAAATGGCTACCATTTCTGAAggcctactgtgttccaggcagaggtgtTAGTTAATGCATACACATCATCTTTACACAATCTCTAAGCCTCACAGAACTCCTGCATTTAGGTGTTATCATTCCCATCTTGTGGGTcaggaaataaaaaaagttaagtaGCTTGCTCACATCCACCCGAGGAATAGGAAGCAGAGCTAAATTTCTGCCCAGGGATATTCTTTCCACACCTCACAGGTTCTCAGAATGGTCCCTTCCAGGCTGAGGACACGATGCTCAGCTCCCCCACTCTGCTCTCCCGAACTTTGTATTATAGGTAGAAGGGAACAGCTACCAAGTGAAATGGAAGGTTGGAAAACATGAGCCCCAAGTTCCTGAACATTTAGTTCTGCTCTCCCACTAGTCATCTTCATTATCACCAACACTTAGCCAGCGCTATTGTATACACCAGCTACTGTACTAGACAATAGGGCTATGAAGGAGAATTGGATTCATTCCCTGTCCTGGAGGAAATCATCCAGCATCTGATGAGGAAGGCGAGTGAGTGAGGAGTAATTGAGTAACTTGGGTTTCCTGAGAGCATGTGTGaagaaagctcagagaggtgaatgtGTTGAGACTGGGGTGTGGGACCCTCAAGGGAATGAGGTGGTGGAGGAGGATGGAAGGATGGTGGACAAGCACCTTAATTAAGGCAACAACAAGGGGGACTAAGAGGAGAGACAGAAGTGAACGCTGCTTCAGTGATGGTCCAGACAGGATGGTGATGCTGGGTTAGGAGAATGAATGCACTGCCCACCCACCTGGAGCTACTGAGAATCTTGGTATTTCAGTCAGAGCAGTCACCAGCTCCTCCCCCTGTCCCAGGGCAGTTGCTAAGACATCTTGTGACTGTCCCCCAGGGCCAATGTCTCAGGAACAGAGAAGGCACTCAATCTCTGCCCAACTCCCTCTGCAAGCACAGCTCCTGTTACCAAATGCATTTGTGCCCggtgcacagtgaggccaagcaAACCATAACGTCAGAGTTTGGAGCccagaaaggtttattgcagggccaagccaggagaatgggtggctcacACCCCAAAAACCCCTGAACTCCCctaagggtttcagcaaagcatttttaaaggccaggtgagggaggagggtCGTGGAGTATGTGATCAGCTCTTACACAGTTCTCCGATTGGTTGATGTTGAGATAACAGGGGTTTACATGATCAATCCATAGATGCCAGTAGGTCTGTGTGCTCATGATCAtgaagtagttaatttcttccatttggtggtggtttcaGCATCTGTGAGACAACTCAGAAAGTGTGCATCAGCTACTAttatctgggtacttcagagagaAGCTACAGCAGAAGACGTAGGGGAAGGGTCTGtcccgggaaggccccatagggtcctgcttggttacactCCTGCTTCTAGCGCGCTGTCCTTACCTGTCAAAATTCACAAATCTTATCAACCCACTTGCCCTCAAGCCAAATAACTCCAGTCTTTGGCAAAATAGAGAAGAGGAGATCAAGGGTTTGAAGAGGCACTTATTTATCTCTTTACCAGACAGTCTAATGAATAATTTCATGTTTGCAAAAGCTCATTTTGAAATTTGAAGACAAGAGATATATTGCCAAGGCGGCTCTAATACTGCGACATTAATTTTGCACTGAAAGATTTACTCAAAAATTAGATTTTACAATTTtaatgcctccattcttttctttaaataagctgtGAAATACAGTTAATTAGACTTAAACCCTGGAAGCTTAGACATTTGAGCTTTGGTGTAAGCTACAAAAGAATGCAAGCTTTTTCACTTGCAAATTAAATCTAAATTCATTACATGCCTAAACCTATACTACTTGCAGAAATCCTGCTGGGCTGAGGAGGGGTCTTCTTGAGGCTCCAGATATCTCCCTACAGCACCCTGGCTGCAGAGAAGTGTTGTGAAAATGAAAGGAGGGACAAGACGGGAGGTGGAAAAGATGGAGAGCATCTGACAAATTTGTCTTGGGCAATGTTAGTGTATTCTTTGGAACGCCAGCCTTGAGAATTGCTCCCTGGGGAAAAGAAGGTTCCGTGCTCAAAACAATCAGGGAGATGCTGCCTATCATGCTCCCTTCTTGGAAAGTCACAAGGTTCAAGgaagtaaaacaaacaagcaaacaaacgaaaagctgtttaattttatttcatccaGAATTCCCAAATATATTCAACAGTGAAGCCCTTTTTGTCAAAACACCTAATATTAGGGTCTATCCACTACTCCACAGAACAGTCTGCTCTGGGCTCTGGCAGCCCCACTAGGACTGCTTTCTCCTCCTTAGACATGGCCTTGGAGACCCAGCCCAAATTGTCTGTTCTCTTCCACATTGATCTCTTCACTGGGAGCTGTGAAACAATCACATACACAGCCAGCTGAGAAATACAAAATTGAGTTCAAAACAGGCTGAGGATTTTAGGGACCCAAGTAGATACAGTACTGGTATCCGGATAAGTGGTCATGTCTGCAACACACTGCTTAACACTTGAATCAGAGAAACAAACAATTCAAAGGTGTAAGAACGTGCAGGGACCTTTTAGCCCAACAGCCCACCTAATGCTAGAATCCCTTCCACAAAAGCTATGAAGGTCCATTCCAAGCAAAGCACTTCTCAGGACAGGGAACTCACCACTTCCTGGAAGTCTGTCTTATCTCAGGACAGATCTGACTTCATATGTAGCTCTAAGGCTACTTCCCTGTGAGACCCCTCACTGGCCTGGAGGTGAACTTGTCTAGGACCCTGCCAGGTGGGCTCCACATTAGCTGGACTGGGGGCTCCACTCCTGCTAACCTCCTAGTATTTCCCCATCCCTAGCTTCCATTTCTGAGTCAAAGAGACCGGCTACTAGCTTGTGCCTGGTTCCACGGCCAAGCCCCCTTCCTTCGGCCACTGCCTCCGCACATTCCTGGGGACCATGGATGCCTCTGAGAATCTAATGAAACCAGTGGGTCCTCTTCCCAGCATTGTCCAGTATTGAAAGCTTCACAAATGCCTTGAAGACTGTCCGTCAGCCCCGTCTGTGACTTCCTAGTAGAGGCATCTTGATCTGATTGTGGGTGTTGGCAAAATCCAACCAACCCCAATAGACTGTAGGGAATTTTCCAAACATCCACTGTGTGGCTTTGTTTTGTGCCCTTTACTATTCAGGACAACACCCTTGCTATCCACCGCCTATTACTCTATTGCAGACATAATTCATCTTTGGAGGGTAATGATTAAAATGATAACAATAAAAAGGTGGAAACCTTGCTTTTACAGTTTACAGAGTGGTGGCATGACTTTACTTAACTTGACCTTCGCCAAGATCTGAGTCACAGGAGTTATGTTTTGCTTTAACAAAGGGAAAAACAGGTTCAGAAGTTGAGTGACGGACCCAGCAACAGAACCACATGACAGGTTTCCTGAGTCCTAGTTCTTATAAGTTATCATGTTGCCTCCAAATTATAAGCCCTAAatcctatgttttcttatagCACCCGTAGCCCTTGGTGTCACAGAGGAGAGGGGAGACTATTTATCCTTTACATAACAAGTACAAAGACCAACTGATTCTTTTGTATACAACAGGGTTCAGAACAAtgctttggattttgtttgtttgttttgttttgttttctcttaaacAGACAAACCATAATGAATAAGGTCCAGTGAGCCCCTCCATCCCAACAAGACCAGGATCACGGAAGTGGGTATCCCTACACAAAGCACAATGATGAAGGGCATAAACAAAAGCCTTAAGTATGTTTTTCTGTCACCTTTTCTTAGGTTATTAATACAGTTCATGAATCTCTTGACTTCTTTGCCATGACTCAAAATCCCCGGAAGGAAAAGTGCCATTTACAACAAGAATGCGATCAATGTCCTAAGTTTTCACACCacgtcatttttttgttttttcaacctCAAAACTTGCCAAAGCAAGAACTTTGTCGCCAGAGCCAAGGTCTGTAGAGACTTTCTCAAACTGGCTGAGTATAGCACCTGCGTTTGCTGACAAGAAGGCCTCGTCATCTGCAGTCAGCTTCTCTCCAAGTTTCCTGAGAGCTGTTAGTATCTCCACTTTCTGCTGAGTATACAGGTCTCTTTCCAGCTTTCCTACCATGAGATCTCTATCcatctggtggtccagtagtaaagaatccgccttccaatgcaggggacgcgggttcgatccctggtcggggaaccctGCTAACCTTGTCCAAAGCTGACCAGGTTGTTTCTTTGCAAACAATCTGATGACCTCTGGGGTTTTGAAGGCCTGGCTGATAGCTGCCTGGATAGCCAGTTGCATTCCACTTAGTTCATCAACCAAAGTCATATTTCCAGACATAATTTTCTTTAGTGAATCATTAAATTCACTTAGTTGCTCCAgagtttcttttttgatttcttcatattCATCTGTATCAAGTTCCTCTCTGCATTCCTCCAGGTCCTGTAACTGCTGCATTAGTCTATCCAACTGTTCTTCTAAGTTCTGCTTTAATTTGCTTGTCTCTGTCTTTCCTCTGGAAGCCATTTTACTCTCTGTCTCTTAGTCCTCTGAACTCTGCTCAGTGCTGACCGGTCTCAAATTGCATAAACCTCCAATTCTTGAAGTTCCAAGTGTCTTAAACTTGAGGAAAGCGAAACTGTTCATCAGGACTATAAGAGGCTCAAAGTTCAAACCACCTGGGGGTGGAGCTGGCTGAGGGACCCCGCTCGGCGGACCTGGATTTTGAAATATCAGGTTCAATACCAGTATTGAACTTGTAGCTCTGTAACTTTGTGCAAGGCACTTCAGACCCTTGAAATTAACAGTAGAACTGAAGCCACAGAGCTACTgcgaggactaaatgagataacacaCAAACAGTGCATGGTACATGGCACACACTCAACAGATGTCAGACTAAAAAGGAATGTGGGCTGGGGAAGCCAGAAAGTTCTTCCTGGGAGAGGTAAGGTTTAAATTGGGCTCAGGAAGTGGGTTGTAGGTATAGGAAGACAGAATGAGACCTGTGAATAGGTGTCTAGGGAGGAAATGGCGAAGTGcattggggtggaggagggaggggcattATAAATAAGCTTCAGTCTTGGGCAGTAAACATTCTGGGTAGAGGGAGCAGAGAGTAGAAAATACAGTCCACTGGGGCTTTGGAGTTTGGACTTCTTTTTGAGGCCAAGAAGAGTCACTGAAGGTTTTGAACTAGAGAGTAATAAAGGATGATGCTTAGTCAGTTGACTGATGGCTAGAAGCAGATGGAAGCAGGAGAGACTAGAGAACAGACAACTTGGGGGGTTATTGCAGTGGCCTGGGTGATAGAGATGTAAACCCATTTTTTACATCTTGTTTGACTCTAGCAAGTTGCCCTGCCTTGTTTCCAATCTCCAGGTCTCTCTCCCATCCTTACCCTGAGTGCCCAGGTAGAATGACTGGGCCTTTGCAGTGGTCCCCATTCCAGGATTCCCATTCTAATGGCCTGATTCAGAGCACAGTTCTAGCCTTGTCTGGGatagttttttgcttttttgggttttttttttttttgaagtatagttgatttacaatgttgtgttagtttcaggtgcacagcacagtgactcagatagatgatagatagatagataggtagataggtagatagatagatagatagatagagataatcgatagatagatgacagatagatagagatagagatagagatacattctttctcagattttttcttataggttattacaaattattgagtgtagttccctgtgctatacagtaggtctttgttggttatctattttatatattgtagtgtgtatatgttaatcccaaactccagacatagaaaacaaacttatgggatAGTTCTTCACTGTTGCCTTCCTGGGAACTGGACCCTTATCCCTGGGACTCAACCACCTCTGCTATAACTCACCCTGTTGAAAATAGCAGGATGACAGTGGCTTTCCTGTAGTCTCAAATTCACTCACAGGTGTTCAGCCCATCACCTGCCATAGACAAGGTGCTGGGCTGAGTGCTGTGGAGGGTGCAGAATTGGGCCCAACAAGTTCACAGCTTTCAGTAAGCCTGCCATCTAGTACAGAGGGTAAGCCATATATAAAAAAGACTATGATATAAGGTCAAGTATGACTCAAAGAGCTTTTTAGAACAGCTCTGGATAAACAGCTATGGCTGTtctaaaaacaaatgacccaGAAAGCCATCATAGGTCTCCATTTATTTGGCCAATGTGATCATTCCCATCAGAGCTTTAAGCCACCCATGTGTGAGGAAACAACTGCCATGGGAAGTGGTCAGCCTCCCTTCCTGACCTGCTCTGTGCCTCCTGTTTCCATCTCTCTTCATGCTCCGGATCCCTGCTTTGGTTCCTCCTGGTTTTGAGGTTATGGCTGATACTCCATCCAGCCATTGAAGCCTGTCTCCCCGCTTAGGTCTGCAAACACACTCACAgtgggattggggtggggggaacctttcaaggaaaacaaaagaaaaataccaagGCCTATAAAAAGAAGCATGTTTTCAGAGTGCTTTTTTCCCATTGCAGATTGAACATGTAGCAAAATATTGACTTGGCGGGCACAGCCCAGTGAGGCCCCCCAGGCCCTGGTCTCTTCTTGtcatttcacctttttttttttttttttcccgctaAATGCTTTAGAAATGCTTGGATCTCTCTCCAAGCAGGTTAGAGCTGGCCCTGCTCCCAGGTCCTGTAGGATCTTCAGTGACTTCCTAAACCTACTTTGTCTCTGAGTTGGGGTCCCTAGTTGTTCTCACTGAGCCAGAGTTGCTGCTTTGACACCTTAGTTCTTCTCAACGTGGCCCGCTGAGAACTATCCCAGACAAAGGCTAGCTGCCCCGCCCCAGCCAGGGCCTCCCTAAACTAAGCAGAGTGGAAGCAGATCTTTCTTTGCTTCCACTCAAGAATCTTCTGACTTGGTCTGGAATAGCCTTCTTGCCCACCCACCCTCTTGGCTGTGTGGGCTTGGTTTGCTGGTCTCTAAGGGCCAGTTAAAACCAATTTTGTTCCCAGAACAACTTCTGCAGCCTTGTTTGTCCACACCGTGCTCTCATCAGCTTCCAGGCAGCCTTCAGAGCTGACACCATCTTCCCCCGACTGAATTGTGCTGCCACCATCCAAGGACCAGAAACAAACACCATGTCCCTTTCTGCCTATAAAGGTCACTCCTTTACCCCCACTCTCCCATCTCTTTGGGTGAGCAGGAGAGGCAGCCTGTCTCAGCAACTAGTTGACAATGGCAACAGCACCCTAGGCATCCTCCCTGCCTCAAGCCTTCCCCTTCCTGGTCTGTATTCCACAGCACAGTAGAGAAAAGAGCTTTCTATGGTGCCCATTTCTGCCgttccctggcttcagactcaCAGTGATTTACTTTGTCTTCACATAAGACCCGCGTCCTTGGCACAGCTGACAGTGTCCTGCACAGTGCCTGCCTACCCTGGCACTCCCCATAGCACACCTTCCCTCTAGCCATTTGGGTTGGAGGTTACCTAATATGCCTTGCTCTTCGCCCATCCCTTTGCCTCCTGCCCAGCCCGCCTGGTACCCCTTGGAAATGACTCTTCAACCTCCAGCTCAAGCATTACCTCCTCCAGGAACCTTCCTTGACCTCCCTTGACAGAGGCAGCGGCATTCTTCTctgaggatcccacgtgctgcactTGGACCTGTATCGCAAGACGATGCCACTTCTATAATTTTAGATGTTCCGTCTCTCCTAGACATAAACTGTGGCCAAGAGTTCAGAGTCTAACAGAGCAGAGATCAAATTCCAGCTCCATCATTTACTAGCGAGGTGCCCTCATGCAAGAACAGACCtcaatctcagtttcctcctgtatAAAATGGTAGTAATGATAATGAGACCTACCTTATAagaggctgttgtgaggattaaatgagttaatggtCTAAATCACATTGCCTGGTATACAGTAAGCAGCCATTCGATGCTGATTCATTCTGCTTTAGACTCTGAGGCCCTAAGTTCTTACCATATAGGAACAGTAACTACATTTATTTAGCATTTGCTAGTTTTACTTGTATCGATGCATTTAACCCTCATAACTGCATGAAGGTGGTATttttgttatccccattttgcagatgaagaaaagaagcaaagaggCTAACTAACGTGCCTAAGTGAACACACCCAGGCAGCAGCAGATTCGAACCCaggaagtctggctccagagccctccACCCTAAGGACTATACCCAGTGGCTCTTTAGATAGTcactaaacatttatttttatttatttatttatttattttttgcggtacgcgggcttctcactgctgtggcctctcccgttgcggagcacaggctccggacgcgcaggctcagcggccatggctcacgggcccagccgctccgcggcatgtgggatcttcccggaccggggcacgaacccgtgtcccctgcatcggcaggcagactctcaaccactgcgccaccagggaagcccaacatttatttttaaaactgaaccAATCAGTCTGTTCAGCTTTGTATCCTTAGTGCCAATCATGGACCCAACATATCTGAGTTCTCCTAAGTGGCTGTTGACTAATGAGGAGCAGAGATTACAAGGTAGGGAGTGAAGCCTTTCCCTGTGATCAGTCCTCCCCCTGCTCCGCGCACGCTGATGAGTCCTGTCTCAGGAGCCCCAGTGACCGTGGACTTACTCTCCACCATAAACAAGTACAGTAAATAGAGCAGACTTCCCATTCACCGGCTCAGACAGCCACAGCCCTTGGGCCACCCCATACAACCCCCTGACACCTGCAGTTGtctgcagagagagaagggaaagagccAGCCCGGGacagggggaaagagagagagagagcagttgTCTCATTAGCTGCATATTCCATTCTGACGTTTGAACCTGACGGAACCCAGGTAGGGCTGGAGTAATGAATTAATCCCAGGGAAGAAGACGGGTCTGCAGCTCCTTAGCTATTAATGGCCCACTGTGAAGGGGAGCCCTGCTGAGCCAACATGTGCCATGGAGATTGTTCCCCCCTACCTGGCTCCTGTTGGAACCTCCCTGGTCCAACCCAGCCAACTTCAGAGACCGACACATGATAGGTGTTTGATACATATCTACCAGTTAAGGAACTGATTGAAGAGTGAGTCATTCCCCCACCCAGGTTCAGTGGGACAGGACCAAGCATCCTATGATTCTGTGCTCCAGTTAGCCGTTCCCATACCTCCTAGAGGTCAGCTTGTCCAGGCCCCTGCCTTTGTGCAGTCTGTTCTCCTTTTCCAGGGTCACAGATCAGGGTATCTCCTATCAATGATCACAGAGGAAAAATGGTCATCAGTTTCCccagatttattttcatttattcattcattcattcattttctttctttctttctctttcttttctctttctatctctctcttGCACATGCACACCCTCCCCAAATCCACCGCTCTCCCTTCCAGTCTCCCTGGCTACCCACATTCTCAGTGACGCCAGATCCAGGAGGCCACAGGATGGTGCTGGCACAAATCTTCTTCGAAAGAGAAAGACGAGAGAGGGAGCGacagagaggaagaggggcatCCCTGCACCCCCCGGCTGTCTTCTCCAGGCTTGGCTGTCTCTAACCCCAGGCCACAAAATGCATCGCTCACTCTGATTCAGTGGGAcagttattttatattattaaaataagagaTTATCATCACCACCGACCTCCATCTCCTTTCCAATCTCATTTGAAAAGCAGGCATTGCCTACTGCTCCCGGACCCCTAATTCTCTCTGCCTCGGCTGTTAAATCATTTAACCTAGCAAAGTGTCGGAATATGCATTTTACATGAGAGACATGAGGCAGGATAAATCTGGGCTGACTGCAGAGGCTGAAAAGAACTATCTGAGGTGCAGACAAGGGTCAAAGAAGCCTTGGATGGGATGCAGAGTCTGGAAAGGCGGggtctcttccctctcctctcttgctTGGTGGAAAAGAAAGCCAAAGCCTGGTCCCTCTTTGCAGAAAAGCAACTGAAACCCATAACAGACACCAGTAACAGGGACCAGGGCACACCATGCAACCTGGCCTTCCCTAGACTTCTATGATGGGGCATTACCACGCATGACCTTACCAAGCTCTGGGACTCAGATTAGACCCAGTGTTCAGCCTTCAACTTGATGCCCCCAAAGCTGGGCCACAGAGTTCAGGACCAGTGGAACCGTCTCAGAATGTCTGGGCTGTAAAGACCCCAAGCACAGCTCCCTctacttacagatgaggaaaccagagcCCAGAGAGGGGTAAGGACTTAGCCAAGGGTACAAGATATTAGCCAACACCAGGACTTGCACCCAGGGTTTGAGCCTAGAGATCCTGGCCCCTGGTCCAATGCCTGGTCCAATGGACTTAAGATTGGTTCTGACTCTGGCCATTTCTGTACACTTAACCCTTTGTAATTTATAAATGACAACTGTAGTTACTCAGGAGCCTGGGTGAGAACACTGGGAAGGTGCATTTACTCATGAATTCATTTTATCAACTTATACTGAGGGTCTGCCATGTGTTAGCCCTGGACTGGGTGCTGGGGATGAAGATGTGGACCAGACACAGCTGTGCTATCAAGGACCTCATGGTTAGATAACTCTAACAGGGTTAAAAgctaaaaacagggcttccctggtggcgcagtggttgagagtccacctgccgatgcaggggacacgggtttgtgccccagtccgggaagatcccacatgcc
This region of Mesoplodon densirostris isolate mMesDen1 chromosome 7, mMesDen1 primary haplotype, whole genome shotgun sequence genomic DNA includes:
- the LOC132493886 gene encoding protein LZIC-like, with the translated sequence MASRGKTETSKLKQNLEEQLDRLMQQLQDLEECREELDTDEYEEIKKETLEQLSEFNDSLKKIMSGNMTLVDELSGMQLAIQAAISQAFKTPEVIRLFAKKQPGQLWTRLAGFPDQGSNPRPLHWKADSLLLDHQMDRDLMVGKLERDLYTQQKVEILTALRKLGEKLTADDEAFLSANAGAILSQFEKVSTDLGSGDKVLALASFEVEKTKK